The Lutra lutra chromosome 10, mLutLut1.2, whole genome shotgun sequence genome contains a region encoding:
- the RAPSN gene encoding 43 kDa receptor-associated protein of the synapse isoform X1 translates to MGQDQTKQQIEKGLQLYQSNQTEKALHVWTKVLEKSADLVGRFRVLGCLVTAHSEMGRYKEMLKFAVVQIDTARELEDADFLLESYLNLARSNEKLCEFHKTISYCKTCLGLPGTRAGAQLGGQVSLSMGNAFLGLSLFQKALESFEKALRYAHNNDDAMLECRVCCSLGSFYAQVKDYEKALFFPCKAAGLVSDYGKGWSLKYRAMSQYHMAVAYRLLGHLGSAMECCEESMKIALQHGDRPLQALCLLCFADIHRSRGDLETAFPRYNSAMSIMTEIGNRLGQVQVLLGVAKCWIARKALDKALDAIEKAQDLAEEVGNKLSQLKLHCLSESICRSKGLQRELRAHVVRFHECVEETELYCGLCGESIGERNSRLQALPCSHIFHHRCLQNNGTRSCPNCHRSSMKPGFV, encoded by the exons ATGGGGCAGGACCAGACAAAGCAGCAGATCGAGAAGGGGCTCCAGCTGTACCAGTCTAACCAGACAGAGAAGGCACTGCACGTGTGGACGAAGGTGCTGGAGAAGAGCGCGGACCTCGTGGGGCGTTTCCGTGTGCTGGGCTGCCTGGTCACAGCACACTCGGAGATGGGCCGCTACAAGGAGATGCTGAAG TTCGCTGTGGTGCAGATCGACACCGCTCGGGAGCTGGAGGATGCTGACTTCCTTCTGGAGAGCTACCTGAACCTGGCGCGCAGCAACGAGAAGCTCTGCGAGTTCCACAAGACCATCTCCTACTGCAAGACCTGCCTCGGCCTGCCGGGCACCAGGGCCGGCGCCCAGCTCGGCGGCCAGGTCAGCCTGAGCATGGGCAAtgccttcctgggcctcagcctcTTCCAGAAGGCCCTGGAGAGCTTCGAGAAGGCCCTGCGCTATGCCCACAACAATGACGACGCCATGCTCGAGTGCCGCGTCTGCTGCAGCCTGGGCAGCTTCTACGCCCAGGTCAAG GACTACGAGAAAGCCCTGTTCTTCCCCTGCAAGGCCGCAGGGCTCGTTAGCGACTACGGCAAAGGCTGGAGCCTCAAGTACCGGGCCATGAGCCAGTATCACATGGCTGTGGCCTACCGCCTGCTGGGCCACCTGGGCAGCGCCATGGAGTGTTgtgag GAATCTATGAAGATTGCTCTACAGCATGGGGACCGGCCGCTACAGGCGCTCTGCCTACTCTGCTTTGCTGACATCCACCGGAGCCGCGGGGACCTGGAG ACAGCCTTCCCCAGGTACAACTCTGCCATGAGCATCATGACTGAGATTGGAAACCGCCTGGGACAGGTGCAGGTGCTACTGGGCGTGGCCAAATGCTGGATAGCCAGGAAGGCACTGGACAAG GCTCTGGATGCCATCGAGAAAGCCCAGGACCTGGCCGAGGAAGTGGGAAACAAG CTGAGCCAGCTCAAGCTGCACTGCCTGAGCGAGAGCATCTGCCGCAGCAAGGGGCTGCAGCGCGAGCTGCGGGCGCACGTGGTGCGCTTCCACGAGTGCGTGGAGGAGACCGAGCTCTACTGCGGCCTGTGCGGTGAGTCCATCGGTGAGAGGAACAGCCGGCTGCAGGCCCTGCCGTGCTCCCACATCTTCCACCACAG GTGCCTGCAGAACAACGGGACACGGAGCTGCCCCAACTGCCACCGCTCCTCCATGAAGCCTGGCTTTGTGTGA
- the RAPSN gene encoding 43 kDa receptor-associated protein of the synapse isoform X3, translated as MGQDQTKQQIEKGLQLYQSNQTEKALHVWTKVLEKSADLVGRFRVLGCLVTAHSEMGRYKEMLKFAVVQIDTARELEDADFLLESYLNLARSNEKLCEFHKTISYCKTCLGLPGTRAGAQLGGQVSLSMGNAFLGLSLFQKALESFEKALRYAHNNDDAMLECRVCCSLGSFYAQVKDYEKALFFPCKAAGLVSDYGKGWSLKYRAMSQYHMAVAYRLLGHLGSAMECCEESMKIALQHGDRPLQALCLLCFADIHRSRGDLETAFPRYNSAMSIMTEIGNRLGQVQVLLGVAKCWIARKALDKALDAIEKAQDLAEEVGNKESKWSQCSGSGQ; from the exons ATGGGGCAGGACCAGACAAAGCAGCAGATCGAGAAGGGGCTCCAGCTGTACCAGTCTAACCAGACAGAGAAGGCACTGCACGTGTGGACGAAGGTGCTGGAGAAGAGCGCGGACCTCGTGGGGCGTTTCCGTGTGCTGGGCTGCCTGGTCACAGCACACTCGGAGATGGGCCGCTACAAGGAGATGCTGAAG TTCGCTGTGGTGCAGATCGACACCGCTCGGGAGCTGGAGGATGCTGACTTCCTTCTGGAGAGCTACCTGAACCTGGCGCGCAGCAACGAGAAGCTCTGCGAGTTCCACAAGACCATCTCCTACTGCAAGACCTGCCTCGGCCTGCCGGGCACCAGGGCCGGCGCCCAGCTCGGCGGCCAGGTCAGCCTGAGCATGGGCAAtgccttcctgggcctcagcctcTTCCAGAAGGCCCTGGAGAGCTTCGAGAAGGCCCTGCGCTATGCCCACAACAATGACGACGCCATGCTCGAGTGCCGCGTCTGCTGCAGCCTGGGCAGCTTCTACGCCCAGGTCAAG GACTACGAGAAAGCCCTGTTCTTCCCCTGCAAGGCCGCAGGGCTCGTTAGCGACTACGGCAAAGGCTGGAGCCTCAAGTACCGGGCCATGAGCCAGTATCACATGGCTGTGGCCTACCGCCTGCTGGGCCACCTGGGCAGCGCCATGGAGTGTTgtgag GAATCTATGAAGATTGCTCTACAGCATGGGGACCGGCCGCTACAGGCGCTCTGCCTACTCTGCTTTGCTGACATCCACCGGAGCCGCGGGGACCTGGAG ACAGCCTTCCCCAGGTACAACTCTGCCATGAGCATCATGACTGAGATTGGAAACCGCCTGGGACAGGTGCAGGTGCTACTGGGCGTGGCCAAATGCTGGATAGCCAGGAAGGCACTGGACAAG GCTCTGGATGCCATCGAGAAAGCCCAGGACCTGGCCGAGGAAGTGGGAAACAAG GAGAGCAAATGGAGTCAATGCAGCGGATCTGGTCAATAA
- the RAPSN gene encoding 43 kDa receptor-associated protein of the synapse isoform X2 → MGQDQTKQQIEKGLQLYQSNQTEKALHVWTKVLEKSADLVGRFRVLGCLVTAHSEMGRYKEMLKFAVVQIDTARELEDADFLLESYLNLARSNEKLCEFHKTISYCKTCLGLPGTRAGAQLGGQVSLSMGNAFLGLSLFQKALESFEKALRYAHNNDDAMLECRVCCSLGSFYAQVKDYEKALFFPCKAAGLVSDYGKGWSLKYRAMSQYHMAVAYRLLGHLGSAMECCEESMKIALQHGDRPLQALCLLCFADIHRSRGDLETAFPRYNSAMSIMTEIGNRLGQVQVLLGVAKCWIARKALDKALDAIEKAQDLAEEVGNKSTLEGRARIPQLRGDQNSSELLGGH, encoded by the exons ATGGGGCAGGACCAGACAAAGCAGCAGATCGAGAAGGGGCTCCAGCTGTACCAGTCTAACCAGACAGAGAAGGCACTGCACGTGTGGACGAAGGTGCTGGAGAAGAGCGCGGACCTCGTGGGGCGTTTCCGTGTGCTGGGCTGCCTGGTCACAGCACACTCGGAGATGGGCCGCTACAAGGAGATGCTGAAG TTCGCTGTGGTGCAGATCGACACCGCTCGGGAGCTGGAGGATGCTGACTTCCTTCTGGAGAGCTACCTGAACCTGGCGCGCAGCAACGAGAAGCTCTGCGAGTTCCACAAGACCATCTCCTACTGCAAGACCTGCCTCGGCCTGCCGGGCACCAGGGCCGGCGCCCAGCTCGGCGGCCAGGTCAGCCTGAGCATGGGCAAtgccttcctgggcctcagcctcTTCCAGAAGGCCCTGGAGAGCTTCGAGAAGGCCCTGCGCTATGCCCACAACAATGACGACGCCATGCTCGAGTGCCGCGTCTGCTGCAGCCTGGGCAGCTTCTACGCCCAGGTCAAG GACTACGAGAAAGCCCTGTTCTTCCCCTGCAAGGCCGCAGGGCTCGTTAGCGACTACGGCAAAGGCTGGAGCCTCAAGTACCGGGCCATGAGCCAGTATCACATGGCTGTGGCCTACCGCCTGCTGGGCCACCTGGGCAGCGCCATGGAGTGTTgtgag GAATCTATGAAGATTGCTCTACAGCATGGGGACCGGCCGCTACAGGCGCTCTGCCTACTCTGCTTTGCTGACATCCACCGGAGCCGCGGGGACCTGGAG ACAGCCTTCCCCAGGTACAACTCTGCCATGAGCATCATGACTGAGATTGGAAACCGCCTGGGACAGGTGCAGGTGCTACTGGGCGTGGCCAAATGCTGGATAGCCAGGAAGGCACTGGACAAG GCTCTGGATGCCATCGAGAAAGCCCAGGACCTGGCCGAGGAAGTGGGAAACAAG AGCACTTTAGAGGGCAGGGCAAGAATTCCACAGCTCAGAGGAGATCAGAATTCCTCAGAGCTTCTTGGTGGTCATTAA